CGGCGGCTTCAAGGAGATCCTGGCCGATCTTCAGGCGCGAAGAATTCCGGTGCACACCGTGGGCGTGGGTCCCCGGGTCCAGGAGCCCGACCTGGAGCTGGCCCGGGTGAGCCTTCCGCGGATCCTGGTTCCCGAGACCCGGACCATCGCCCGGGTCACGGTCAGGATCAACGGCTACCAGGGACGCGAGAGCCGCCTGGAGGTCTGGGAGGGAAACTCTCTGATTCAGGAACAGGAAGTGAAGCTGCCGTTTTCCCAGACGGCCCTGGTGGAAGTTCCCATGACCCCTCGAAGCCGAGGCATTCGAATCTACCGCTTCAGGATCCGGCCACTCGACGATGAGGCCCTTCAGGAGAACAACGAACGGTCGGCGGTGCTTCACGTCCGGGACCTGGAGAACCGCATTCTGTACGTGGAAGGGCGTCCCCGCTGGGAATACAAGTTCATCCGGAGCGCGGTCTCCGGCGACCGTCACCTGCGGTTGGAGAGCCTGTTGCGAACCGCCATCAACAAGTACTACCGGCAGGGCATCGAGGAGGAGAGCACCCTGGCGGCCGGCTTTCCTGCGACCCGGGAGGAGCTGTTCTCGTACCGGGCCCTGGTGGTGGGGAGCGTGGAATCCTCCTTCTTCACGTATCCTCAAATGGAGATGCTCCGGGAGTTCGTGGACAAGAGGGGCGGCGGGTTCCTCATGTTGGGAGGCAGTTCCTCTTTCTCCGCGGGGGAATACCAGAACACGCCGGTGGAGGAGTTCCTGCCGGTCTGGATGCTGCCGGACGGAGACCGGGCGCCATCCGCCACCCTCTACCGGCGGGGGTCCGCCCGGGTCCGGTTGACTCCCCAGGGGCTCCGGCATCCCGCCCTGCAATTGGGCGCCGGAGATGCGGTCAACCGGCGGCAGTGGGAAGAGATGCCCGACCTCAGGGACTGGAATCGGGTGGGGGAGCTCAAGCCGGGCGCCACGGTCCTGGCCCGCCTCCAGGATTCCCGGGACGGGACCGACGTCCCCTTGATGGCCTTTCAGCGCTATGGGCGGGGCTTGGCCATGGTCTTTCTCACCGGCAGCAGTTGGCGCTGGCAGATGCTTAAGGAACATGAGGACCGGTCACACCAGAACTTCTGGCAACAGGTCCTGCGCTGGCTCGTGAACTCGGCCAAGGATCCCGTGGAAGTGGAAACGGAACGGGAACTCTATTCCCAGGGGGAGGAGGTCAAGGTTCAGGCTCAAGTTTACGACCCCACGTTCAACCCGGTCCAATCAGCCCGTCTGGCGGCGACCCTGGTCTCTCCGTCGGGCAATGAAACCGGGATCGATTTGGACTGGAGCCCCCGGGACGGCGGCATCTATGAAGGGGTGACCCGGCCCGTGGAAGAGGGGCTCCACCAGGTCCGATTGGAGGCGGAGGGGGTCCGCGGCGCGGATCTGATCTCCTATGGCGCCGGCGACGCCTACTTCCTGGCGCAATCCGGCCTCAGGGAGTTTCACGACGCCAGCCGCAAGGTCGAGTTTCTGAATTGGCTGGCCCAGGAGACGGGAGGCCACTATTACAGTCTGGATGACGTGGGGGATCTCCCGGAGGAGGTTTCCTACGTCGAATCCCAGACGTCCGTTCCCCAGACTCTGGAATTGTGGGACATGCCCGCGAACTTCCTTTTTCTGGCGGCTCTGCTGCTGACGGAATGGGTGATGTGGCGGCGTCTGGGAGGGATGTAAGGGCCGGTGTCCGGATCAACTCCACGGGAGACGTCCCCGAAAACCGTTGCGGCCGGCGGCATGGGCCGGTTCCTTCCGCGACGCTCGATCTCCTCCCGGCTTGCGGCGCTTCTCGGGGTAATGATCCTCTGCTCCTCTCCGATCCGGGGAGAGAGTTTCGACCGCATCAGCCTCATCGTCACGGGACTCGCCGGAATGCCGGAATACGGGGCCAATTTCGCCGATTGGGCAAACCGCATGGAGGAGGCGTTTCAGGGAGAACGGTCCCGGGTGCTGCGAATCGACGGGAGCGTCCGGACCCGGGATGAGATCCTGCGGACCGCCAGGGAGGAGGTGAAAAAGCTCCCTCCCCACGGCGAGTGGTGGCTGATTCTCGTCGGACACGGCAACTACGACGGGCGGCGGTACAAGTTCAATATCAAGGGTCCCGACCTCACGGACCAGGACCTGGGACAGCTCCTGGAGGGACTGGACGGGCCCAGAGCGGTCGTCGTTGCGGGGACCAGCTCGGCCGGCGCGCTGGTTCCGGCGCTGCGAGGCGCCAATCGAGTGGTGGTGGCTGCAACGCGGGAGCGCGAGCGGCAACCACCCCTGTTTCCCCGTTTCTTCGCCGAGGCCCCGGAATCGCCGGATGCGGACCGGGACAAGAACAATCGCGTGTCGCTGCTGGAAGCTTTTCTGTACAGCCGGCAAAAGGTGAGCGCCTGGTTCGAGGAAGCGGGCCGAATCCAGACCGAGCACGCCATACTGGACGACTCGGCCCGGTTTCAGTTGGCCAAGGAGGACGGCGATTCCCAGGCGGAGGTCCGGCAGGGAACCGGTTTGCTGGCCGCCGTCTGTTACCTGGACCCGGCGAGCGCGCCGGCCGAGCGACCGGAGGAAGGGAGCCGAGCGGAGACCCGGTCCCGGATCCAGCGGCAGATCGACGAACTCAAGCTGCGCAAGGGAGAGTTCACGGAAGGTGAATATTTCCGGAGGCTGGAAGCGTTGATGGTGGAGCTGGCGGCCAACGAGGAGGCGGAAGGCGCCGCCGAAAAGGAGGACCAGCCTTGAGCAGACCGTGGGCGCCCACGGGGGGCGCCTCAGCACTTTTCCTTGGCACCCTTCTTCTGACGGGGCTTCTGGCGGCGGCCGGTTCCCGGCAGGAGTCCCCCGCCCCGCTGAAGGAGGTCTTGGAACTGATGGAGGCGGGGTCGTACCAGGCTGCCGGGGAGCGGCTCTCGACCGGCGGAGACCGGAACCCCCATGTCCTGCGCCTCAGGCTGGAGCTTGCGGAGCGCGGCGGAGACGAGTCGGGGATGCGGCGCCTCGCCGGACGCCTGCTCGGCCTCTATCAATCGGGCGCTCTTCAATCCCCCGCGGAAATCGCCGAGGCCGCCTACGCCGCCCGGCAAATGGAGCAGTGGAAGCGGGCCAACCAACTCTACCTGGAGGCGGCTCGGGGCTCCGGGGTTCCTCTCTGGGTGTACGTGGACTGGGGCAACCTGTATCTGGAGAAGCACAACGGAGCCGAGGCCGAGTCCATTTTCCGGGATGCCCTCAAGGCTCCTCAGCCGGACGGGTGGTCCCGCTGGGAAACGGACGACGCCCGGCTTGGCGTGGCCCGGTCCCTCAAGGCCCAGCAGATGAGCGGGGTGAACGCGGCGCTGGAACACGTCCTCAAAGAGAACCCGGGGAACCTGGACGCGCACGTCCTAAAGGGGTTGCTGGCCATGGAGGCGGGCGACTGGAAGGAAGCCGAAGAATGGATTGAGCGGGGACTGGACGAAAACCCCAACTACGTCCCCCTGCTGGAGCTCGAGTGCGTCCAGCTTCATTTCCGGGAGCAAAACGAGCGTTACGAGGAACGCCTGAAAAACCTCCTGGAGATCAACCCCCGCAACGGGAGCCTCTACCGGATCATGGGAGATTTCACCGCCCTCCGGCGCCGCATGGAAGACGCCATCGGCTACTACCGGGAGGCGGTGAGAAGAAATCCCAGGGAATGGCCGGCCCTCGCCTCGCTGGGCGTCAATCTGTTGCGAATGGCCCGGGAGGAGGAGGGCAAGAAGGTCCTGGAACGGGCCTACGAGAACGACCCCTACAACGTCTCCACCGTCAACACGCTGCGCCTGGTGGACAGCTTCGACCGGTTCGTCCGCAAGGAGACGCCCCGGTATTGGCTCCGGCTGCACCGGAAAGAGGCCGGGGCTCTGGGGCCCTATGTGCGGAGGCTTCTGGACCGGAGCATTTCCTTCCTGGAGAAAAAGTACCGGCACCGTGTCGACCACAAGTTCCTGGTCGAGTTCTATCCCGACCACGAAGACTTCGCCGTGCGTGCCCTGGGCCTCCCGGGACTGGGCGCGTTCGGAGCCACTTTCGGCCGCATCCTGGCCATGGACTCTCCCTCTGCGCGTCCCAAGGGAAGCTATCACTGGGGATCGACACTGTGGCACGAGATGGCCCACGTGGTCATCCTCTCGCTGAGCCAGGACCGGGTGCCCCGCTGGCTCACCGAAGGGATCTCCATGATGGAAGAGCGCCTTGCGGGACCCGGCTGGGGCGATGGCTTGAGCCCGGCCCTGGTGAGAGCCTACGAGCGGGGAGAGATCGCTCCCGTGAAGGACCTGAACAAGGGATTCGAGAGTCCCCGGACTCGCGAGCACCTCCAGATCAGCTATCTTCAGGCCGGATTGGTGGCCCGGTACCTGGAGGACCGCCACGGGACCGAAAGGGTGCGGGCGCTGGTGGAGGGCTTTTCGCGGGGGCTCGACCTGGAGGAGTCGTTCCAGGAAGCGTTGGGGATCTCCCCGGCCGACTTCGACCGGGAATTTCAGAAAGAGCTGGACCGGACCCTGAAACCGCTGGTCGAACGCATGCGGCCCCCGGAGGTTCTGAGGGACCGGGCCAGGAGCCAGTCCCGGGACGAATATCTGAAAACTCTGCTGGAGGCGGCGAGCGAGGACGAGGAGAATTACTTTTTGAACCTGGCCCTGGGCGAGACGCTTGACGAGGCCGGCAGGAGCGACGAGGCCGTGCCCTTCCTGGAACGGGCGATTCGAACCTTTCCCGACTTCGCCACCCCGGAGAGCCCCTACGGGGTTCTGACCCGGATTCACCGGAGGAGCGGCGACACCTCCAAGCTGATCCGGATCCTGGAACAGTGGTACGGGGCGGCTCCGCAACTGGCGGAAAACGGCCTCGAGCTGGCCCGCCTGCTGGCTGACGCGGATCAGGACGAGCGGGCGGCCGGGGTGTTGGAACAGGTCCTTTTTGCCGATACGCTGAATCCGGAGGTTCACCGGTTGCTGGGCAGTCTTTACCTGGAACTGGGACGGGGACCGGAAGCGGCGGCGGAATACCGGGTCCTGTTGGAGCTGTCGCCGCTGGACACGGCGGACGCGCACTACCAGTTGGCCCGCGCCCTGGATCTGTCCGGCGACTCCGCTCAGGCCCGCCGCCAGGTGCTGCTGGCCCTGGAGATCGCGCCGGGTTACCGGGACGCCCAGAAGTTCCTGCTGGAGCTGGTCCGAAGATGAAGCGATACGTTTCGTGGGCACTGCTGCTGGCCGCGCCGCTGCTCCTGAGCACCGGTCCGGAAGTCGCCGCGGACCCGGAGCCCAACGACTCCACCCTCTTTCAGTTCGTGCGGATCCGCTACAACGGATTCGTCTCGAGTTGGGGCGGTGGTCGGGGACGATGGGTCCCCCCCTGGATGCACGACTACCCTCGGGCCGAGCAGAACTTCCTGAAGATCTTCATGGAGCTGACGGGAATCGAGACCACGCCCGAATCCTACCTGGTGCTGGATCTGAACGACCCGCGCATCATGAACTACCCGGCGCTTTACGTGAGCGAGCCGGGCTACTGGAACATCACGGACGAGGAGGCCGCCAATCTCCGCGAATACCTGCTGCGCGGGGGCTTCATCATCTTCGACGACTTCCGCGGCGCCAGGGAATGGCACAATTTTACGACCTGCATGCAGCGGGTCTATCCGGAGCGCGGCTTCGAGGAGCTGACGACGGATCATCCGGTGTTTCACTGTTTCTACGACATCGACAGCCTGGACATGGTGCCGCCCTACAACGTCCCGGGAAAGCCCCGCTTCTACGGCCTGTCGGACGAGGAGGGGCGGCTCCTTGCCGTGGCCAATTTCAACAACGACATCGGAGACTACTGGGAGTGGTCCGACGATTCGCTGGTCCCCATCAGCGCTTCGAACGAGGCCTACAGATTCGGAATCAACTATTTCGTATACGCCCTCACGCACTGAACGCGGGTCGGCGGAGGACCGAACATGCACGAACAGGACCGCACAACGGAGGTTTCCACCGCCGAGTTGATCGATTCCATGCGCGACTCGCAGACCCGCATCCTGACGGAGCTGCACAAGGCCATCGTGGGACAGGACCAGGTGATCGAAGAGGTGCTCATCTCCCTCTACGTGGGAGGGCATTCCCTCATCACCGGCCTGCCCGGCCTGGCCAAGACGCTGCTCGTGCGCAGCATCGCCAAGACCCTGGGCCTCTCCTTCAGCCGCATCCAGTTCACGCCCGATCTCATGCCTTCGGACATCACCGGAACCGAGATCATCGAGGAGGACCGCGCCACCGGGAAGCGGGTGCTGCAGTTCGTGCCGGGGCCGGTCTTC
The sequence above is a segment of the Acidobacteriota bacterium genome. Coding sequences within it:
- a CDS encoding glutamine amidotransferase, producing the protein MEQIFTFLFKYRPFHFREGEFLLQWRLEGWLLAILVCAVLLAAWLPYRGWLGRGAPRAWILPAARAAFLLGIMVLLMRPSLVLSTLAPRENVLALLVDNSLSMGIADEEAPRGEPVRTLLEAGSPLRQGLDDRFRLLRMGFDAESRLLREDGRLDWRGSRTDIAGALRDVLTRTRHEALGGIVLFSDGADNGVGGFKEILADLQARRIPVHTVGVGPRVQEPDLELARVSLPRILVPETRTIARVTVRINGYQGRESRLEVWEGNSLIQEQEVKLPFSQTALVEVPMTPRSRGIRIYRFRIRPLDDEALQENNERSAVLHVRDLENRILYVEGRPRWEYKFIRSAVSGDRHLRLESLLRTAINKYYRQGIEEESTLAAGFPATREELFSYRALVVGSVESSFFTYPQMEMLREFVDKRGGGFLMLGGSSSFSAGEYQNTPVEEFLPVWMLPDGDRAPSATLYRRGSARVRLTPQGLRHPALQLGAGDAVNRRQWEEMPDLRDWNRVGELKPGATVLARLQDSRDGTDVPLMAFQRYGRGLAMVFLTGSSWRWQMLKEHEDRSHQNFWQQVLRWLVNSAKDPVEVETERELYSQGEEVKVQAQVYDPTFNPVQSARLAATLVSPSGNETGIDLDWSPRDGGIYEGVTRPVEEGLHQVRLEAEGVRGADLISYGAGDAYFLAQSGLREFHDASRKVEFLNWLAQETGGHYYSLDDVGDLPEEVSYVESQTSVPQTLELWDMPANFLFLAALLLTEWVMWRRLGGM
- a CDS encoding tetratricopeptide repeat protein yields the protein MSRPWAPTGGASALFLGTLLLTGLLAAAGSRQESPAPLKEVLELMEAGSYQAAGERLSTGGDRNPHVLRLRLELAERGGDESGMRRLAGRLLGLYQSGALQSPAEIAEAAYAARQMEQWKRANQLYLEAARGSGVPLWVYVDWGNLYLEKHNGAEAESIFRDALKAPQPDGWSRWETDDARLGVARSLKAQQMSGVNAALEHVLKENPGNLDAHVLKGLLAMEAGDWKEAEEWIERGLDENPNYVPLLELECVQLHFREQNERYEERLKNLLEINPRNGSLYRIMGDFTALRRRMEDAIGYYREAVRRNPREWPALASLGVNLLRMAREEEGKKVLERAYENDPYNVSTVNTLRLVDSFDRFVRKETPRYWLRLHRKEAGALGPYVRRLLDRSISFLEKKYRHRVDHKFLVEFYPDHEDFAVRALGLPGLGAFGATFGRILAMDSPSARPKGSYHWGSTLWHEMAHVVILSLSQDRVPRWLTEGISMMEERLAGPGWGDGLSPALVRAYERGEIAPVKDLNKGFESPRTREHLQISYLQAGLVARYLEDRHGTERVRALVEGFSRGLDLEESFQEALGISPADFDREFQKELDRTLKPLVERMRPPEVLRDRARSQSRDEYLKTLLEAASEDEENYFLNLALGETLDEAGRSDEAVPFLERAIRTFPDFATPESPYGVLTRIHRRSGDTSKLIRILEQWYGAAPQLAENGLELARLLADADQDERAAGVLEQVLFADTLNPEVHRLLGSLYLELGRGPEAAAEYRVLLELSPLDTADAHYQLARALDLSGDSAQARRQVLLALEIAPGYRDAQKFLLELVRR
- a CDS encoding DUF4159 domain-containing protein, with the protein product MKRYVSWALLLAAPLLLSTGPEVAADPEPNDSTLFQFVRIRYNGFVSSWGGGRGRWVPPWMHDYPRAEQNFLKIFMELTGIETTPESYLVLDLNDPRIMNYPALYVSEPGYWNITDEEAANLREYLLRGGFIIFDDFRGAREWHNFTTCMQRVYPERGFEELTTDHPVFHCFYDIDSLDMVPPYNVPGKPRFYGLSDEEGRLLAVANFNNDIGDYWEWSDDSLVPISASNEAYRFGINYFVYALTH